The nucleotide window ATAACAAATGCCACTGGTATTATTTACATAAATCTCGAATTCGCTTTCTCTGTATGAGCTTTTATTTGTCTTTGTGATTCTTTTATCAACATTCAAACCGCTGCTTTCGATTATTTTAGCTGCTTCTATTTTTTCTTTTACATCTACTCTTTCTAAATCAACTGGATTTCTATCATATTGGGCATAGTTATAATTCCTATTTTCAGGAAGTCTTCTCGAGGATTCATAAGTTGAATAATCGAGACTTTTAATTGCATTTTCAATTATGTAATCAATTGCATCTGTAGAAGTGCCTGAACAGAAGGAAAATCCCATTTTGCCATCTTTAAAAATTCTGAGTCCTATTCCTAAATCGTCACTCTTTTCAAATGCCTTTATTTCCTGTTTTTCAACTTCAATTGAGAGACCTTTTGTCCTATTGATAAAAACCTCTGCTTGTAGATTGTTAATATTTTTTATTTTTTCTAAAACCTTTTTTGCTATTTTTTCCATTTCAACAGTTACCTAAATTTTTTTTATCATTGCAATTTCATCGCATTGAGGAAATTTGTGACATTTTATACATTCACCCCAAACTTTTTGTGGAAGTTTAGATTTATCAATATTTTCAAAGCCATTCAATTTAAAAAAATCCGGAACATAAGTTAAAACAAAAAGAGAAGAAATACCCATTTTTTTTGCTTCTTTAATAGTATATTTGACAAGCATTGAGCCGATGCCTTTTTTTGTTTCCCTTTTAGTTATTGCAAGTGAGCAGATTTCAGCAAGATTTTTCCAATAAATTTTAAGACAGCATGTCCCAATGATAGCCCCTTTTTTTTCAAC belongs to Candidatus Schekmanbacteria bacterium and includes:
- a CDS encoding N-acetyltransferase, with amino-acid sequence MQRLVNEYSEKGLMIKKSLSEIYENIRDYFVVEKKGAIIGTCCLKIYWKNLAEICSLAITKRETKKGIGSMLVKYTIKEAKKMGISSLFVLTYVPDFFKLNGFENIDKSKLPQKVWGECIKCHKFPQCDEIAMIKKI